One Methylosinus sp. C49 DNA segment encodes these proteins:
- a CDS encoding primosomal protein N': MSGEADTREGAQIVEILLPVAVDMAYSYYAPPALRLSPGDCVEVPLATRKSFGVVWSVAPVGGAGPGNLKSVIAKYDRPPLGETLRGFIDWVARWTLAPRGMALRLATRAVEEAAPETPRVGYRLAGPPPERMTAARARVIEAAEGGLTFSKGELARAAACSNGVVDALVDAGALEAVALPPEPVAGALDPDFARAPLEAEQLAGAEALTSAVEQGGYRPFLLEGVTGAGKTEVYFEAVAAALRAGGQALVLMPEIALTAQFLERFAARFGAKPAEWHSGVSERKRARLWRGVAMGEVKVVAGARSALFLPFSNLRLIVVDEEHEAAYKQEDGVAYHARDMAVVRARLEGATIVLASATPSIESRVNAQSGRYGYLRLTARANARPMPRIEAIDMRANGPERGRWLAPRLVAEAQETIARGEQVLFFLNRRGYAPLTLCRSCGHRFRCENCDAWLVEHRFRRALVCHHCGHVERRPHICPECEAEDSLTACGPGVERLAEEAAILFPDARTLVLSSDFPGGQERLRRELAEIAAGAFDIVIGTQLVAKGHNFPFLTLVGVVDADSGLGSGDPRAAERTFQLLNQVTGRAGRGEKPGRALIQSWQADHPVIRAILSGEAEAFYAQETRLRERAGLPPFGRLAALIVSAKDAGAAETHARALARAGHSLPSTDRYRVAPAGGLPEADEIVVLGPAEAPISLIRGRYRFRLLVKAPKSADLQAYLRAMLAAAPKERGGVRVAVDVDPQSFW, encoded by the coding sequence ATGAGCGGCGAGGCGGACACGAGAGAAGGGGCGCAGATCGTCGAGATTCTGCTGCCGGTGGCCGTCGATATGGCCTATTCCTATTACGCGCCGCCGGCGCTGCGGCTTTCGCCGGGAGATTGCGTCGAGGTCCCGCTGGCGACGCGCAAATCCTTTGGCGTCGTCTGGTCGGTGGCGCCGGTGGGCGGCGCCGGGCCGGGCAATCTCAAATCCGTCATCGCCAAATATGACCGGCCGCCGCTGGGCGAGACATTGCGCGGCTTCATCGATTGGGTGGCGCGCTGGACCTTGGCGCCGCGCGGCATGGCGCTGCGCCTCGCCACTCGCGCGGTGGAGGAGGCGGCGCCGGAGACGCCCCGCGTCGGCTATCGGCTCGCCGGCCCGCCGCCTGAGCGCATGACGGCGGCGCGGGCGCGCGTCATAGAGGCGGCGGAGGGCGGCCTCACTTTTTCCAAGGGCGAGCTCGCCCGCGCGGCGGCCTGCTCCAATGGCGTCGTCGATGCGCTGGTCGACGCCGGCGCGCTCGAGGCAGTCGCCCTGCCGCCGGAGCCCGTCGCCGGCGCGCTCGATCCCGATTTTGCGCGCGCCCCGCTGGAGGCCGAGCAGCTCGCGGGCGCCGAGGCGCTGACGAGCGCGGTGGAGCAGGGCGGCTATCGGCCCTTTCTGCTGGAGGGCGTCACCGGCGCCGGCAAGACGGAAGTCTATTTCGAGGCCGTCGCGGCGGCGCTGCGCGCCGGCGGGCAGGCGCTGGTCTTGATGCCGGAGATCGCGCTCACCGCGCAATTCCTCGAGCGTTTCGCCGCGCGCTTCGGGGCCAAGCCCGCCGAATGGCATTCCGGCGTCTCCGAGCGCAAGCGCGCGCGGCTGTGGCGCGGCGTCGCCATGGGCGAGGTGAAGGTCGTCGCCGGCGCGCGCTCGGCCCTGTTCCTGCCCTTCTCGAATTTGCGGCTCATCGTCGTCGATGAGGAGCATGAGGCCGCCTATAAGCAGGAGGACGGCGTCGCCTATCACGCCCGCGACATGGCGGTGGTGCGCGCGCGGCTCGAGGGCGCGACCATCGTGCTCGCCTCGGCCACGCCCTCCATCGAATCGCGCGTAAATGCGCAGAGCGGCCGCTATGGCTATTTGCGCCTCACCGCCCGCGCCAACGCGAGGCCCATGCCGCGCATAGAGGCGATCGACATGCGCGCCAATGGGCCGGAGCGCGGACGCTGGCTCGCGCCGCGCCTGGTGGCGGAGGCGCAGGAGACGATCGCGCGCGGCGAGCAGGTTCTGTTCTTTCTCAATCGGCGCGGCTATGCGCCGCTGACCCTGTGCCGCAGCTGCGGCCATCGCTTCCGCTGCGAGAATTGCGACGCCTGGCTGGTGGAGCATCGCTTCCGCCGCGCGCTGGTCTGCCATCATTGCGGCCATGTCGAGCGCCGCCCGCACATCTGCCCGGAATGCGAGGCGGAGGATTCGCTCACCGCCTGCGGGCCGGGCGTCGAGCGGCTCGCCGAAGAGGCGGCGATCCTCTTTCCCGACGCCCGCACTCTGGTGCTCTCCTCGGATTTTCCCGGCGGGCAGGAGCGCTTGCGCCGCGAGCTCGCCGAGATTGCGGCCGGCGCTTTCGATATCGTCATCGGTACGCAATTGGTGGCGAAGGGGCATAATTTCCCCTTTCTCACTCTGGTCGGCGTGGTGGACGCCGACAGCGGGCTCGGCAGCGGCGATCCCCGCGCCGCCGAGCGCACGTTTCAGCTGCTGAACCAAGTGACCGGCCGCGCCGGCCGCGGCGAGAAGCCCGGCCGCGCGCTGATCCAGAGCTGGCAGGCCGACCATCCGGTCATTCGCGCCATTCTCTCCGGCGAGGCGGAGGCGTTCTATGCGCAGGAGACGCGATTGCGCGAGCGCGCCGGCCTGCCGCCCTTCGGGCGCCTCGCGGCGCTGATCGTCTCGGCCAAGGACGCCGGCGCCGCCGAGACCCATGCGCGCGCTCTGGCGCGGGCGGGGCATTCGCTGCCCTCCACCGATCGCTATCGCGTCGCCCCGGCCGGCGGCCTGCCGGAGGCGGATGAGATCGTCGTGCTCGGGCCGGCCGAGGCGCCCATCTCGCTCATTCGCGGGCGCTATCGTTTCCGCCTGCTGGTGAAGGCGCCCAAAAGCGCCGATCTGCAGGCCTATCTGCGCGCCATGCTGGCGGCGGCGCCCAAGGAGCGCGGCGGCGTGCGCGTGGCGGTGGACGTCGATCCGCAGAGCTTTTGGTGA
- a CDS encoding ParA family protein, translated as MPVSVSLINMKGGVGKTTLAFNLAWHASFKRAKRVLVVDLDPQANASQYLMGAAGYLSYIKANKGTVVDILEQFTPAFHGGSAPSGVSPGAVIYNVRAWPDGGRVDLIPSRLELAWTLKNPTSKDHLLAKFLADHASAYDLILIDCAPTESILTLSAYRASRFVLVPVKPEFLAAIGLPLLVRSLNEFHTSFGQHRIEIAGVVFTDSDPQHVKPEHEAGRRDVHAVAAANGWTVFKNELRHSDSYPRGARNGDPIFLTDHARWWVIGEFDKLGEEFMKEIGL; from the coding sequence ATGCCCGTTTCAGTTTCATTGATAAATATGAAGGGTGGTGTTGGTAAGACAACTCTGGCTTTCAATCTCGCTTGGCACGCTAGTTTCAAGAGAGCAAAGAGAGTCTTGGTAGTAGACCTCGATCCACAAGCAAATGCGAGTCAATATCTAATGGGGGCAGCGGGCTATCTGTCTTATATAAAAGCAAATAAAGGCACGGTTGTTGATATTCTTGAGCAGTTCACGCCTGCGTTTCACGGCGGCAGCGCTCCGTCTGGCGTGTCCCCCGGCGCGGTGATCTATAATGTGCGGGCGTGGCCAGACGGTGGCAGGGTCGATTTGATACCGTCACGTCTCGAACTTGCGTGGACACTAAAAAATCCGACGTCGAAGGATCACTTGCTTGCAAAATTTTTGGCGGATCACGCGAGTGCATACGATCTGATTCTGATTGATTGCGCACCGACAGAGTCAATTTTAACCCTATCGGCATACCGTGCTAGTCGGTTCGTGCTTGTCCCTGTCAAGCCAGAGTTCTTGGCGGCAATCGGCTTGCCTCTGCTTGTTCGATCTTTGAACGAGTTTCATACCTCATTCGGCCAACATCGGATTGAAATTGCCGGGGTGGTGTTTACGGACTCGGATCCCCAACACGTGAAGCCCGAACACGAAGCAGGTAGAAGGGACGTGCATGCCGTCGCGGCAGCCAACGGTTGGACCGTATTCAAAAACGAACTCAGGCATTCTGATTCCTACCCTAGAGGTGCTCGGAATGGCGATCCAATTTTTTTGACTGACCATGCCAGATGGTGGGTTATTGGCGAGTTTGATAAGCTAGGCGAAGAGTTTATGAAGGAAATAGGGCTTTGA
- a CDS encoding Rrf2 family transcriptional regulator: protein MLTKKAKYGLKAMVYLAGFEPGRTALVSDIAAANQIPKKFLDAILGELRNAGFVHSKKGKGGGYTLARAPQEIRVGNVIRALDGPLAPIQCASRTVYRRCDDCEDEARCTVRLLMLEARDAIANVLDNRTLAQMRALAQDDPAGALLGELERN from the coding sequence ATGTTGACGAAGAAAGCGAAATACGGATTGAAGGCGATGGTCTATCTGGCCGGCTTCGAGCCGGGGCGGACGGCGCTCGTCTCCGATATCGCCGCGGCGAATCAAATCCCCAAGAAATTTCTCGACGCCATTCTGGGCGAGCTGCGCAACGCCGGCTTCGTCCATTCCAAGAAAGGGAAGGGCGGCGGCTACACTCTGGCGCGCGCGCCGCAGGAGATACGGGTCGGGAACGTCATCAGGGCGCTCGACGGGCCGCTGGCGCCGATCCAATGCGCGAGCCGCACGGTCTATCGGCGCTGCGACGATTGCGAGGACGAGGCCCGCTGCACCGTGCGGCTGCTGATGCTGGAGGCCCGCGACGCCATCGCCAATGTGCTGGACAATCGCACGCTGGCGCAGATGCGCGCCCTCGCCCAGGACGATCCCGCCGGCGCTCTGCTCGGCGAGCTCGAGCGGAATTGA
- a CDS encoding TolC family outer membrane protein — protein MRIVELRPSSWLGLWLFALGLAAPSAAGAETLKEALARAYHGNPDMNQQRANVRAKDEEAPKAAAGMRPKASISASAGPQNSNIKIPAGRSQQTGQRTYMYDEYVGYPRGATLSLSQTLYDGGRTGNSVRQAESGVYAAREGMRLTEQATLQNGATAYMNVLRDTAVLDLRKNNVAVLEQQLERTRDRFAVGEVTRTDVAQAESTLAQARTELYGAQGQLKTSVATYRQIIGAEAKNLQPAQSVESLLPKSLDQAIAVAIVEHPGVVAAQHQVDVAASAVKVAEGALAPTLSVAAQLSQQYDSFLGSPQTRQFSAGASGRLDVPIYQGGSEYASIRQAKEQLGQARFNADLQRDSVRASVVSSYAQLDTARASILSGRAAVKAAEIALRGVREEAQVGQRTTLDVLNAQYALLNARVSLIIAQRDRVVASYAALGSIGRLSADSLKLDVVAYDPTTHFEQVRGMWIGVDSPAER, from the coding sequence ATGCGTATCGTCGAATTGCGTCCGTCGTCCTGGCTCGGGCTGTGGCTTTTCGCCCTCGGCCTCGCGGCTCCGTCCGCCGCCGGCGCGGAGACGTTGAAAGAGGCGCTGGCGCGCGCCTATCACGGCAATCCCGATATGAATCAGCAGCGCGCCAATGTGCGCGCCAAGGACGAGGAGGCGCCCAAGGCCGCCGCCGGAATGCGTCCCAAGGCCAGTATTTCGGCGAGCGCCGGGCCGCAGAACTCCAACATCAAGATTCCGGCCGGCCGCAGCCAGCAGACCGGCCAGCGCACCTATATGTATGACGAATACGTCGGCTATCCGCGCGGCGCGACGCTGAGCCTCTCGCAGACGCTCTATGACGGCGGCCGCACCGGCAATTCCGTGCGTCAGGCCGAATCGGGCGTCTACGCCGCGCGCGAGGGGATGCGCCTCACCGAGCAGGCGACGCTGCAGAATGGCGCCACCGCCTATATGAATGTCCTGCGCGACACGGCGGTGCTCGATCTGCGCAAGAACAATGTCGCCGTGCTGGAGCAGCAGCTCGAGCGCACGCGCGACCGATTCGCAGTTGGCGAGGTGACGCGCACCGACGTCGCCCAGGCCGAATCGACTCTCGCTCAGGCGCGCACAGAGCTCTATGGCGCTCAGGGGCAATTGAAGACCAGCGTCGCCACTTATCGGCAGATCATCGGCGCCGAGGCGAAAAATCTGCAGCCGGCGCAATCGGTCGAATCGCTGCTGCCGAAATCGCTCGATCAGGCGATCGCCGTCGCCATCGTCGAGCATCCGGGCGTCGTCGCCGCGCAGCATCAGGTGGATGTCGCCGCTTCGGCGGTGAAGGTGGCGGAAGGCGCGCTGGCGCCGACTCTCTCGGTCGCCGCGCAGCTCTCGCAGCAATATGATTCCTTTCTGGGATCGCCTCAGACTCGGCAATTCTCCGCCGGCGCGAGCGGACGGCTCGACGTGCCGATCTATCAGGGCGGCTCCGAATACGCGTCGATTCGCCAGGCCAAGGAGCAATTGGGCCAGGCGCGCTTCAACGCTGATCTGCAGCGCGACAGCGTGCGCGCCAGCGTCGTCTCCAGCTATGCGCAGCTCGACACTGCGCGCGCTTCGATTCTCTCCGGCCGAGCCGCTGTCAAGGCGGCGGAAATCGCTCTGCGCGGCGTGCGCGAGGAGGCGCAGGTCGGACAGCGCACCACGCTCGACGTTCTCAATGCGCAATATGCGCTGCTCAATGCGCGCGTCTCGCTCATCATCGCGCAGCGCGATCGCGTCGTCGCGTCTTACGCGGCGCTCGGCTCCATAGGGCGCCTCTCGGCCGACAGCCTGAAGCTCGATGTCGTCGCATATGATCCGACGACGCATTTCGAGCAGGTGCGCGGCATGTGGATCGGCGTCGACTCGCCCGCCGAGCGCTGA
- the pdhA gene encoding pyruvate dehydrogenase (acetyl-transferring) E1 component subunit alpha: MPAADRNAKIADVASAAEGAQAEGGILAFTREQELSAYRAMLLIRRFEEKAGQMYGMGLIGGFCHLYIGQEAVVVGARMSAKSTDQFITGYRDHGHMLACGMEPKRVMAELTGRRGGYSKGKGGSMHMFSREKNFYGGHGIVGAPAPLGVGLAFADLYRGDGSVSLTFFGDGAANQGQVYESFNMAELWKLPIVFIVENNRYAMGTSVERSSAQSNFSMRGTAFNIPGRQIDGMDVRAVAAAAREALDWCRAGKGPFLIEAQTYRYRGHSMSDPAKYRSKEEVQRVREEHDPIEQVRARLLAGGASEDELKQIDAAVRRIVSEAADFATNDPEPDPSELWTDVVL; the protein is encoded by the coding sequence ATGCCGGCAGCGGACAGAAACGCGAAAATCGCCGATGTGGCCAGCGCCGCCGAGGGCGCGCAGGCCGAGGGCGGCATTCTGGCCTTCACGCGCGAGCAGGAGCTTTCCGCCTATCGGGCGATGCTGCTGATCCGCCGCTTCGAGGAGAAGGCCGGCCAAATGTACGGCATGGGCCTCATCGGCGGCTTCTGCCATCTCTACATCGGCCAGGAGGCGGTGGTCGTCGGCGCGCGAATGTCGGCGAAATCTACAGATCAATTCATCACCGGCTATCGCGACCACGGCCATATGCTCGCCTGCGGCATGGAGCCGAAGCGGGTGATGGCGGAGCTCACCGGGCGGCGGGGCGGCTATTCCAAAGGGAAGGGCGGCTCCATGCATATGTTCTCGCGCGAGAAGAATTTTTACGGCGGCCATGGCATCGTCGGCGCGCCGGCCCCGCTCGGAGTCGGCCTCGCTTTCGCCGATCTCTATCGCGGCGACGGCTCTGTCTCGCTGACCTTTTTCGGCGACGGCGCCGCCAATCAGGGTCAGGTCTATGAGAGCTTCAACATGGCGGAGCTCTGGAAGCTGCCCATCGTCTTCATCGTCGAGAATAATCGCTACGCCATGGGGACATCGGTGGAGCGCTCCTCGGCGCAGTCGAATTTTTCGATGCGCGGCACGGCCTTCAACATTCCCGGCCGGCAGATCGACGGCATGGATGTGCGCGCCGTCGCCGCCGCGGCGCGCGAGGCGCTCGACTGGTGCCGCGCCGGCAAGGGGCCTTTCCTCATCGAGGCGCAGACCTATCGCTATCGCGGCCATTCAATGTCCGATCCGGCGAAATACCGCTCCAAGGAAGAAGTGCAGCGCGTGCGCGAGGAGCATGATCCGATCGAGCAAGTGCGCGCCCGTCTGCTGGCCGGCGGAGCGAGCGAGGACGAGCTGAAGCAGATCGACGCCGCCGTGCGCCGCATTGTCTCCGAGGCTGCGGATTTCGCGACCAATGATCCAGAGCCCGATCCGAGCGAATTGTGGACGGATGTGGTTCTATGA
- a CDS encoding protein-L-isoaspartate O-methyltransferase: MAEAAELHAETNSQQGAATATLRQTMVERQLRTFDVTDLPLLRRFLTVPREIFLPHDLAPLAYSDLALTLKDDSGRPGRALLPPLVLARLLQDADVRETDRVLDIAGGAFYSSALLSPLAREIVALEDDARLTATARSYLQFVGATNVRVETGPLAAGVPAAAPFDVIIVQGAVEAGLDRLFEQLTPNGRLLAIAKAEPDSGWAVTRFDRSGGAPAGARALFDASAPVLEGFEKAPGFVF; this comes from the coding sequence ATGGCCGAAGCTGCTGAGCTCCACGCAGAGACGAATTCGCAACAAGGCGCGGCGACCGCGACCCTGCGCCAGACGATGGTCGAGCGGCAGCTGCGCACATTCGATGTGACGGACCTGCCGCTGCTGCGGCGCTTCCTCACCGTGCCGCGCGAGATTTTCCTGCCGCACGACCTCGCTCCGCTCGCCTATTCCGATCTGGCGCTGACGCTCAAGGACGATAGCGGCCGTCCCGGCCGCGCGCTGCTGCCGCCGCTGGTGCTCGCCCGCCTGCTGCAGGACGCCGACGTTCGCGAGACCGATCGCGTGCTCGACATCGCCGGCGGCGCCTTCTACTCCTCGGCGCTGCTGTCGCCGCTGGCGCGCGAGATCGTCGCCCTTGAGGATGACGCCCGCCTCACGGCGACGGCGCGCTCCTATCTGCAATTCGTCGGCGCGACCAATGTGCGCGTCGAGACCGGCCCGCTCGCGGCCGGCGTTCCCGCCGCAGCGCCCTTCGACGTCATCATCGTGCAGGGCGCGGTGGAGGCCGGTCTCGATCGTCTCTTCGAGCAGCTCACCCCCAATGGCCGCCTGCTCGCCATCGCCAAGGCGGAGCCGGATTCCGGCTGGGCCGTCACCCGTTTCGACCGCTCCGGCGGCGCCCCGGCCGGCGCGCGCGCTTTGTTCGACGCTTCCGCTCCCGTTCTGGAGGGCTTTGAAAAAGCGCCGGGTTTCGTGTTCTGA
- a CDS encoding type II toxin-antitoxin system HipA family toxin → MTSEKAAPKEAYVWIWLPGAVDPVVAGLIERENDRYVFNYGQSYLQRNDAIAIYDPELPLRRGAIFPNGTLTIAGCLRDGSPDAWGRRVIINGLYGAKRDHIDVDTLDELSYMLQSGSDRIGALDFQTSAKTFEARAGAVATLEELQSIAERVESGVPVTPELERALFHGTSLGGARPKAAIDTPKAKFIAKFSSSNDLINVVKAEFIAMRLAEHLGLTVAPVRLEKSAGKDVLLIERFDRVRTPAGWARKSMVSALTMLGLDEMTGRYASYEELAQIIRTRFTTPKASLRELFGRMVFNVLCGNNDDHARNHAAFWDGKKLSLTPAYDICPQRRTGREANQAMRIIGEHSASTLAVCLSAAPQFQLSAKAASELIEAQIRGVYAKFGEIAEEAELSAIDRKQLWRRTFLNPYAFEDAPQAIAALEFDV, encoded by the coding sequence ATGACTTCTGAGAAGGCCGCGCCGAAAGAAGCTTATGTGTGGATCTGGCTGCCGGGCGCGGTCGATCCGGTGGTCGCCGGCCTCATCGAACGAGAGAACGATCGATATGTCTTCAACTACGGTCAGTCCTATTTGCAGCGGAACGACGCCATCGCGATTTATGACCCGGAATTGCCGCTGAGGCGCGGCGCCATTTTTCCCAACGGCACGCTGACCATCGCAGGGTGCTTACGGGACGGATCGCCCGATGCCTGGGGCCGTCGCGTCATCATCAATGGGCTGTACGGCGCAAAGCGCGATCACATCGACGTCGATACGCTCGATGAGCTGAGCTATATGCTGCAATCGGGTTCCGACCGGATAGGCGCTCTCGATTTTCAGACTTCCGCCAAAACGTTCGAGGCGCGCGCAGGCGCGGTCGCGACGCTGGAAGAGCTTCAATCGATCGCCGAACGCGTGGAAAGCGGCGTCCCCGTAACTCCCGAGCTGGAACGCGCGCTGTTCCATGGCACAAGTCTCGGCGGCGCGCGCCCGAAAGCGGCGATCGACACCCCCAAAGCGAAATTCATCGCGAAGTTCTCATCGAGCAACGATCTGATCAATGTCGTGAAAGCTGAATTCATCGCCATGCGCCTCGCCGAACATCTGGGACTGACGGTTGCGCCAGTGCGGCTTGAAAAATCGGCGGGTAAGGACGTGTTGCTGATCGAGCGCTTCGATCGCGTCCGGACGCCAGCGGGCTGGGCGCGCAAATCGATGGTGTCGGCGCTGACCATGCTCGGGCTCGATGAGATGACTGGGCGCTATGCGTCCTACGAGGAGTTGGCGCAGATCATTCGCACGAGGTTTACGACGCCAAAGGCGAGCTTGCGCGAACTGTTTGGCCGGATGGTGTTCAATGTGCTCTGCGGCAATAATGACGATCACGCGCGCAATCATGCCGCGTTCTGGGATGGCAAAAAGCTGTCCCTGACGCCTGCCTACGACATTTGCCCGCAACGCCGCACCGGGCGCGAGGCCAATCAGGCTATGCGGATCATCGGCGAGCACAGCGCCAGCACGCTTGCGGTCTGCCTGTCGGCTGCGCCGCAGTTCCAGTTGAGCGCGAAGGCTGCGAGCGAACTCATCGAAGCGCAGATCAGAGGGGTCTATGCGAAATTCGGCGAAATCGCCGAAGAGGCCGAGCTTTCCGCGATCGATCGCAAACAGCTGTGGCGGCGAACCTTCCTCAATCCTTATGCTTTCGAGGATGCGCCGCAGGCAATTGCCGCGCTGGAATTCGATGTCTAG
- a CDS encoding septum formation initiator family protein: MFAQSGGMFARHVLRSFVIPLLLYGAAGLVASYFVWHGVNGQRGLKTGVEYEQRIAELRAELGGLKAERAQWERKLALVRGDVVDADILDEEARLVLGRAHRNDIVILTPPASSTRR, translated from the coding sequence ATGTTCGCGCAAAGTGGCGGCATGTTCGCTCGTCATGTTCTGCGCTCTTTCGTGATCCCCCTGCTGCTCTACGGAGCGGCGGGGCTCGTGGCGAGCTATTTCGTCTGGCACGGCGTCAACGGCCAGCGCGGGCTCAAGACCGGCGTCGAATATGAGCAGCGCATCGCCGAGCTGCGCGCCGAGCTCGGCGGTCTGAAGGCCGAGCGCGCCCAATGGGAGCGTAAGCTCGCGCTGGTGCGCGGCGACGTCGTCGACGCCGATATTCTGGACGAGGAGGCGCGCCTGGTGCTCGGCCGCGCGCATCGCAACGACATTGTGATTCTCACGCCGCCCGCGTCGTCCACGCGCCGCTGA
- a CDS encoding DUF2497 domain-containing protein: MSAMNASITAPALDAERRSHEPSMEEILASIRRIIADDDALPAARRDKEKRPAEPPQREEAPLASTPAAPAPALRAPVAARPAAPAPIAAAPAPEVEPAKPAEFWLRPSAAPEAEAAPAPESADQSRWSEDTAEEVVDETLDEPVVAAAEEPYVQDIADEPVEEQMIASIEPSPAEPANDSDPTPLVSTDAAMSIGAHFQALAASIVISEADLIERYAQDMLRPMLKQWLDDNLPHLVERLVRAEIERVARGRR; encoded by the coding sequence ATGAGCGCAATGAACGCTTCGATCACCGCGCCGGCGCTCGACGCCGAGCGCCGGTCGCACGAGCCGTCGATGGAGGAGATCCTCGCTTCGATCCGGCGCATCATCGCCGACGACGACGCTTTGCCCGCCGCGAGGCGCGACAAGGAGAAGCGCCCGGCCGAGCCGCCGCAGCGCGAGGAGGCGCCGCTCGCGTCTACGCCTGCCGCGCCTGCGCCCGCCTTGCGCGCGCCCGTGGCCGCTCGTCCCGCGGCTCCTGCGCCGATCGCCGCCGCGCCGGCTCCCGAGGTCGAGCCCGCCAAGCCCGCCGAATTCTGGCTGCGGCCGTCCGCCGCTCCCGAGGCGGAAGCCGCGCCGGCTCCCGAATCGGCCGACCAGAGCCGCTGGTCCGAGGATACGGCCGAGGAGGTCGTGGACGAGACGCTCGACGAGCCCGTCGTCGCTGCGGCCGAGGAGCCCTATGTGCAGGACATAGCGGATGAGCCGGTCGAGGAGCAGATGATCGCGAGCATAGAGCCGAGCCCGGCCGAGCCGGCCAATGACAGCGATCCCACGCCGCTCGTCTCGACCGACGCGGCCATGTCGATCGGCGCGCATTTCCAGGCGCTGGCGGCGAGCATCGTCATCAGCGAGGCCGATCTCATCGAGCGTTATGCGCAGGACATGCTGCGGCCCATGCTGAAGCAATGGCTCGACGACAATCTGCCGCATCTCGTCGAGCGCCTCGTGCGCGCGGAGATCGAGCGGGTCGCGCGCGGGCGGCGCTGA
- a CDS encoding pyruvate dehydrogenase complex E1 component subunit beta, with product MTINVLMPALSPTMEQGKLAKWLKNEGDKVKAGDVIAEIETDKATMEVEAVDEGVLARILVPGGAENVAVNTPIAVIAEEGEEIGHAEAPPSTPAAPVETAAPAPAKAPDIPASAPQEAAVAAAVPAAPAATVAEPAAPSPAVAIPEIPADTTLLPMTMREALRDAMAEEMRRDQNVFVIGEEVAEYQGAYKVTQGLLQEFGPRRVVDTPITEYGFAGLAVGAAFAGLRPICEFMTFNFAMQAIDHIVNSAAKTLYMSGGQINCPIVFRGPNGAAARVGAQHSQDYAAWFSQVPGLKVVAPSNASDAKGLLKSAIRDPNPVVFLENEILYGKQWDTPMLEDFLIPIGKARIARPGTDVTLVSFSIGVIHCLSAAEALAKEGIEAEVVDLRTLRPMDVPAIIESVRKTGRCVAVEEGWPQCGIGAEIAARVQEEAFDYLDAPVLRVTGKDVPMPYAANLEKLALPSVADVIAAAKAVLYR from the coding sequence ATGACCATCAACGTCCTCATGCCCGCGCTGTCGCCCACGATGGAGCAGGGCAAGCTCGCCAAATGGCTCAAGAACGAAGGCGACAAGGTCAAGGCCGGCGATGTCATCGCCGAGATCGAGACCGACAAGGCAACGATGGAGGTGGAGGCCGTGGACGAGGGGGTGCTCGCCCGCATCCTCGTGCCGGGCGGCGCAGAGAATGTCGCCGTCAACACGCCCATCGCCGTCATCGCCGAGGAGGGCGAGGAGATCGGCCACGCGGAGGCGCCGCCTTCGACGCCGGCCGCCCCCGTCGAGACCGCCGCGCCTGCGCCCGCCAAGGCGCCGGATATTCCAGCCTCCGCTCCGCAGGAGGCGGCCGTCGCCGCCGCCGTTCCCGCGGCGCCGGCCGCGACTGTGGCCGAGCCCGCCGCTCCTTCACCCGCCGTCGCTATCCCCGAAATTCCCGCCGATACGACGCTCCTCCCCATGACCATGCGCGAAGCTCTGCGCGACGCCATGGCGGAGGAGATGCGCCGCGACCAAAATGTCTTCGTCATCGGCGAGGAGGTCGCCGAATATCAGGGGGCCTATAAGGTCACGCAGGGCCTGCTGCAGGAGTTCGGCCCGCGCCGCGTCGTCGATACGCCGATCACCGAATATGGCTTCGCCGGCCTCGCCGTCGGCGCCGCCTTCGCGGGTCTGCGGCCGATCTGCGAGTTCATGACCTTCAATTTCGCCATGCAGGCGATCGATCACATCGTCAATTCCGCGGCCAAGACGCTCTATATGTCCGGCGGGCAGATCAATTGCCCCATCGTCTTTCGCGGCCCCAACGGCGCCGCGGCCCGCGTCGGCGCGCAGCACAGCCAGGATTATGCGGCCTGGTTCTCGCAAGTGCCGGGTCTGAAGGTTGTCGCGCCGTCCAACGCCTCCGACGCCAAGGGGCTCTTGAAGAGCGCCATTCGCGATCCCAACCCAGTGGTTTTCCTCGAGAATGAGATTCTCTACGGCAAGCAATGGGATACGCCCATGCTCGAGGATTTCCTCATTCCCATCGGCAAGGCGCGCATCGCGCGGCCGGGAACGGATGTGACGCTGGTCTCCTTCTCCATCGGCGTCATCCATTGTCTTTCGGCCGCCGAGGCGCTGGCCAAGGAGGGGATAGAGGCGGAGGTCGTCGATCTGCGCACGCTGCGGCCGATGGATGTTCCCGCCATCATCGAGTCGGTGCGCAAGACCGGCCGTTGCGTCGCGGTGGAGGAGGGCTGGCCGCAATGCGGCATAGGCGCGGAGATCGCCGCCCGCGTGCAGGAGGAGGCGTTCGATTATCTCGACGCGCCGGTGCTGCGCGTCACCGGCAAGGACGTGCCCATGCCCTATGCCGCCAATCTCGAGAAGCTGGCTCTGCCTTCCGTCGCCGATGTGATCGCGGCGGCGAAGGCCGTTCTCTATAGGTGA